A genomic stretch from Panthera uncia isolate 11264 chromosome E3, Puncia_PCG_1.0, whole genome shotgun sequence includes:
- the GRID2IP gene encoding delphilin isoform X1 — protein sequence MGKDQGFSRHFRIFIPKKHRARFDEVVSQGLLGKLCRARRAQGAQRLRRSRSEERPERLLVSTRASAAPRRPDEPPPRKASSLLGGRAGPGGTRRTVRVYKGNKSFGFTLRGHGPVWIESVLPGSPADNASLKSGDRILFLNGLDMRNCSHDKVVSMLQGSGAVPTLVVEEGLVPFASDSDSLDSPNPSSALTSLQWVAEILPSSIRVQGRTFSQQLEHLLTPPERYGVCRALESFFQHRNIDTLIVDVYPVLDTPAKQVLWQFIYQLLTYEEQELCREKIACFLGYTAMTAEPEPELDLEPEPEPEPEPVLEPQRRSSLRASSMCRRSLRSQGLEASLSCGPGDCPEMPLPLIPGERQAGDGTSLPETPNPKMMSAVYAELESRLSSSFKGKVGTTSRSRASPPVPSPAGAAGPRTLSSVSWPSERLLPSPCYYPLCSGGLASPSSSESHPYASLDSSRAPSPQPDPGPIRSDSPPSPDPARPPSRRKLFTFSRPMRSRDTDRFLDVLSEQLGPRVTVVDDFLSPENDYEEMSFHDDQGSFVTNERSSASECISSSEEGSSLTYSSVSDHIPPPPLSPPPPPPLPFHDPKPSSRTPDGPRGPAQTLVKPLTQLSHPVPPPPPPPLPPPVPCAPPMLSRGLGHRRSETSHMSVKRLRWEQVENSEGTIWGQLGEDSDYDKLSDMVKYLDLELHFGTQKPAKPLPGPEPFRKKEVVEILSHKKAYNTSILLAHLKLSPAELRQVLMSMEPRRLEPAHLAQLLLFAPDADEEQRYQAFREAPGRLSEPDQFVLQMLSVPEYKTRLRSLHFQATLQEKTEEIRGSLECLRQASLELKNSRKLAKILEFVLAMGNYLNDGQPKTNKTTGFKINFLTELNSTKTVDGKSTFLHILAKSLSQHFPELLGFAQDLPTVPLAAKVNQRALTSDLADLHGTISEIQAACQSTPPSGEDKFAVVMTSFLETAQPVLRALDALQREATEELGRALAFFGEDSKATTSEAFFGIFAEFMSKFERALSDLEAGDGPRSSGMVSPLAW from the exons GATCTTCATCCCCAAGAAGCACCGGGCGCGCTTCGACGAGGTGGTGTCGCAGGGTCTGCTGGGCAAGCTGTGCCGCGCCCGGCGGGCGCAGGGAGCGCAGCGGCTGCGCCGGAGCCGCAGCGAGGAGCGGCCCGAGCGCCTCCTGGTGTCCACTCGCGCCAGCGCCGCCCCGCGCCGCCCGGACGAGCCGCCCCCGCGCAAGGCTTCCTCGCTGCTGGGCGGTCGCGCGGGCCCGGGGGGCACGCGCAG GACAGTCCGAGTCTACAAGGGCAACAAGAGCTTCGGCTTCACGCTGCGCGGCCATGGGCCTGTCTGGATCGAGTCTGTTCTGCCTG GGAGCCCGGCTGACAATGCTTCCCTCAAGTCAGGTGACCGGATCCTCTTCCTCAATGGACTGGACATGAG GAACTGCTCCCATGACAAGGTGGTGTCCATGCTTCAAGGCAGTGGCGCGGTGCCCACGctggtggtggaggaggggctTGTCCCGTTTGCCAGCG ACTCCGATTCTTTGGATTCCCCCAACCCGTCCTCGGCGCTCACCTCCCTGCAGTGGGTGGCAGAGATCCTACCCTCCAGCATCCGGGTTCAGGGGAGGACTTTCAGCCAGCAGCTGGAGCACCTACTCACGCCTCCCGAGCGCTATGGGGTCTGCCGGGCACTTGAGAGCTTCTTCCAGCACAG GAACATTGACACCCTCATCGTGGACGTCTACCCTGTGCTGGACACACCCGCCAAGCAAGTCCTTTGGCAGTTCATCTACCAGCTGCTGACTTACGAGGAGCAGGAGCTGTGCCGGGAGAAAATCGCGTGTTTCCTGGGCTACACGGCCATGACAG CAGAGCCAGAGCCCGAGTTGGACCTGGAGCCAGAGCCCGAGCCTGAGCCCGAGCCGGTGCTGGAGCCCCAGCGACGCAGCTCCCTGAGGGCCTCCTCCATGTGCCGCCGCAGCCTCCGGTCCCAGGGCCTAGAGGCCAGCCTCAGTTGCG GTCCCGGTGACTGTCCCGAGATGCCTCTTCCTCTAATCCCAGGCGAGCGCCAGGCAGGCGACGGCACGTCCCTCCCTGAGACCCCCAATCCGAAGATG ATGTCAGCCGTCTATGCGGAGCTCGAGTCCCGACTGAGCAGCAGTTTCAAAGGGAAGGTGGGGACCACGTCCAGATCCCGTGCCTCCCCGCCAGTGCCCAGCCCGGCAGGTGCAGCAG ggcccaggACCCTGTCCAGCGTCTCGTGGCCCAGCGAGcggctcctgccctccccctgctacTACCCACTGTGCTCAGGGGGCCTGGCCTCCCCCAGCAGCTCTGAGTCTCACCCCTACGCCAGCCTGGACAGCAGCAGGGCGCCCTCCCCACAGCCAGACCCCGGGCCCATCCGCTCCGACAGCCCCCCAAGTCCAGACCCTGCCCGCCCACCCAGCCGCAGGAAGCTCTTCACCTTCTCCCGCCCCATGCGAAGCCGGGATACTGACCGCTTCCTGGATGTGCTCAGTGAGCAGCTGGGCCCCCGGGTCACTGTCGTGGATGATTTCCTGAGCCCTGAGAATGACTATGAGGAG ATGAGCTTCCACGATGACCAGGGCAGCTTTGTGACCAACGAACGGAGCAGCGCTAGCGAGTGCATCAGCAGCAGTGAGGAAGGCAGCTCCCTGACCTACTCCTCTGTCTCCGaccacatccccccacccccactcagccCCCCGCCTCCGCCGCCTCTGCCCTTCCATGACCCTAAGCCCAGCTCCCGCACCCCCGATGGTCCTCGGGGCCCTGCTCAGACACTGGTCAAGCCCCTCacccaactcagccacccagtccCTCCACCGCCCccgccacccctgcccccaccggtGCCCTGTGCACCCCCCATGCTGTCCCGGGGCCTGGGCCACCGCCGAAGTGAGACCAGCCACATGAGCGTCAAGCGCCTACGGTGGGAGCAGGTGGAGAACTCGGAAGGCACCATCTGGGGTCAG CTCGGGGAAGATTCTGATTATGATAAGCTGAGTGACATGGTAAAATACCTCGATCTGGAGCTCCACTTCGGCACCCAGAAACCTGCTA AGCCGTTGCCCGGGCCCGAACCCTTCAGGAAGAAAGAAGTGGTGGAGATCCTGTCTCACAAGAAGGCCTACAACACCT CCATCCTGCTGGCGCACCTGAAGCTGAGCCCCGCGGAGCTGCGGCAGGTGCTCATGAGCATGGAGCCCCGGCGCCTGGAGCCCGCGCACCTGGCGCAGCTGCTGCTCTTCGCGCCCGACGCCGACGAGGAGCAGCGCTACCAGGCCTTCCGCGAGGCGCCCGGCCGCCTCAGCGAGCCCGATCAGTTCGTCCTGCAG ATGCTGTCGGTTCCGGAATACAAAACCCGCTTGCGCAGTCTCCACTTCCAGGCCACCCTAcaggagaagacagaagagatcCGGGGCAGCCTGGAGTGCTTGCGCCAAGCCTCCCTTGAGCTCAAGAACAGCCGGAAGCTCGCCAAGATCCTGGAG TTTGTGTTGGCCATGGGCAACTATCTCAACGATGGACAGCCCAAAACTAACAAGACCACAGGCTTCAAGATCAACTTCCTGACGGAG CTGAACTCCACGAAGACTGTGGATGGGAAATCTACCTTCCTGCACATTCTTGCCAAATCGCTGAGCCAGCACTTCCCAGAACTCCTCGGCTTTGCTCAGGACCTGCCCACTGTGCCCCTGGCTGCCAAAG TGAATCAACGGGCCCTGACCAGTGACCTAGCTGACCTCCATGGCACCATCAGTGAGATACAGGCTGCTTGCCAGAGCACGCCCCCCTCCGGTGAGGACAAGTTTGCTGTGGTCATGACA TCCTTCCTAGAGACGGCCCAGCCGGTGCTGCGGGCCCTGGACGCGCTGCAGCGGGAGGCCACCGAGGAGCTGGGCAGGGCGCTGGCCTTCTTCGGCGAGGATTCCAAAGCCACCACCTCTGAGGCCTTCTTCGGCATCTTTGCAGAGTTCATGAGCAAGTTTGAG
- the GRID2IP gene encoding delphilin isoform X2 — MSCLGIFIPKKHRARFDEVVSQGLLGKLCRARRAQGAQRLRRSRSEERPERLLVSTRASAAPRRPDEPPPRKASSLLGGRAGPGGTRRTVRVYKGNKSFGFTLRGHGPVWIESVLPGSPADNASLKSGDRILFLNGLDMRNCSHDKVVSMLQGSGAVPTLVVEEGLVPFASDSDSLDSPNPSSALTSLQWVAEILPSSIRVQGRTFSQQLEHLLTPPERYGVCRALESFFQHRNIDTLIVDVYPVLDTPAKQVLWQFIYQLLTYEEQELCREKIACFLGYTAMTEPEPELDLEPEPEPEPEPVLEPQRRSSLRASSMCRRSLRSQGLEASLSCGPGDCPEMPLPLIPGERQAGDGTSLPETPNPKMMSAVYAELESRLSSSFKGKVGTTSRSRASPPVPSPAGAAGPRTLSSVSWPSERLLPSPCYYPLCSGGLASPSSSESHPYASLDSSRAPSPQPDPGPIRSDSPPSPDPARPPSRRKLFTFSRPMRSRDTDRFLDVLSEQLGPRVTVVDDFLSPENDYEEMSFHDDQGSFVTNERSSASECISSSEEGSSLTYSSVSDHIPPPPLSPPPPPPLPFHDPKPSSRTPDGPRGPAQTLVKPLTQLSHPVPPPPPPPLPPPVPCAPPMLSRGLGHRRSETSHMSVKRLRWEQVENSEGTIWGQLGEDSDYDKLSDMVKYLDLELHFGTQKPAKPLPGPEPFRKKEVVEILSHKKAYNTSILLAHLKLSPAELRQVLMSMEPRRLEPAHLAQLLLFAPDADEEQRYQAFREAPGRLSEPDQFVLQMLSVPEYKTRLRSLHFQATLQEKTEEIRGSLECLRQASLELKNSRKLAKILEFVLAMGNYLNDGQPKTNKTTGFKINFLTELNSTKTVDGKSTFLHILAKSLSQHFPELLGFAQDLPTVPLAAKVNQRALTSDLADLHGTISEIQAACQSTPPSGEDKFAVVMTSFLETAQPVLRALDALQREATEELGRALAFFGEDSKATTSEAFFGIFAEFMSKFERALSDLEAGDGPRSSGMVSPLAW, encoded by the exons GATCTTCATCCCCAAGAAGCACCGGGCGCGCTTCGACGAGGTGGTGTCGCAGGGTCTGCTGGGCAAGCTGTGCCGCGCCCGGCGGGCGCAGGGAGCGCAGCGGCTGCGCCGGAGCCGCAGCGAGGAGCGGCCCGAGCGCCTCCTGGTGTCCACTCGCGCCAGCGCCGCCCCGCGCCGCCCGGACGAGCCGCCCCCGCGCAAGGCTTCCTCGCTGCTGGGCGGTCGCGCGGGCCCGGGGGGCACGCGCAG GACAGTCCGAGTCTACAAGGGCAACAAGAGCTTCGGCTTCACGCTGCGCGGCCATGGGCCTGTCTGGATCGAGTCTGTTCTGCCTG GGAGCCCGGCTGACAATGCTTCCCTCAAGTCAGGTGACCGGATCCTCTTCCTCAATGGACTGGACATGAG GAACTGCTCCCATGACAAGGTGGTGTCCATGCTTCAAGGCAGTGGCGCGGTGCCCACGctggtggtggaggaggggctTGTCCCGTTTGCCAGCG ACTCCGATTCTTTGGATTCCCCCAACCCGTCCTCGGCGCTCACCTCCCTGCAGTGGGTGGCAGAGATCCTACCCTCCAGCATCCGGGTTCAGGGGAGGACTTTCAGCCAGCAGCTGGAGCACCTACTCACGCCTCCCGAGCGCTATGGGGTCTGCCGGGCACTTGAGAGCTTCTTCCAGCACAG GAACATTGACACCCTCATCGTGGACGTCTACCCTGTGCTGGACACACCCGCCAAGCAAGTCCTTTGGCAGTTCATCTACCAGCTGCTGACTTACGAGGAGCAGGAGCTGTGCCGGGAGAAAATCGCGTGTTTCCTGGGCTACACGGCCATGACAG AGCCAGAGCCCGAGTTGGACCTGGAGCCAGAGCCCGAGCCTGAGCCCGAGCCGGTGCTGGAGCCCCAGCGACGCAGCTCCCTGAGGGCCTCCTCCATGTGCCGCCGCAGCCTCCGGTCCCAGGGCCTAGAGGCCAGCCTCAGTTGCG GTCCCGGTGACTGTCCCGAGATGCCTCTTCCTCTAATCCCAGGCGAGCGCCAGGCAGGCGACGGCACGTCCCTCCCTGAGACCCCCAATCCGAAGATG ATGTCAGCCGTCTATGCGGAGCTCGAGTCCCGACTGAGCAGCAGTTTCAAAGGGAAGGTGGGGACCACGTCCAGATCCCGTGCCTCCCCGCCAGTGCCCAGCCCGGCAGGTGCAGCAG ggcccaggACCCTGTCCAGCGTCTCGTGGCCCAGCGAGcggctcctgccctccccctgctacTACCCACTGTGCTCAGGGGGCCTGGCCTCCCCCAGCAGCTCTGAGTCTCACCCCTACGCCAGCCTGGACAGCAGCAGGGCGCCCTCCCCACAGCCAGACCCCGGGCCCATCCGCTCCGACAGCCCCCCAAGTCCAGACCCTGCCCGCCCACCCAGCCGCAGGAAGCTCTTCACCTTCTCCCGCCCCATGCGAAGCCGGGATACTGACCGCTTCCTGGATGTGCTCAGTGAGCAGCTGGGCCCCCGGGTCACTGTCGTGGATGATTTCCTGAGCCCTGAGAATGACTATGAGGAG ATGAGCTTCCACGATGACCAGGGCAGCTTTGTGACCAACGAACGGAGCAGCGCTAGCGAGTGCATCAGCAGCAGTGAGGAAGGCAGCTCCCTGACCTACTCCTCTGTCTCCGaccacatccccccacccccactcagccCCCCGCCTCCGCCGCCTCTGCCCTTCCATGACCCTAAGCCCAGCTCCCGCACCCCCGATGGTCCTCGGGGCCCTGCTCAGACACTGGTCAAGCCCCTCacccaactcagccacccagtccCTCCACCGCCCccgccacccctgcccccaccggtGCCCTGTGCACCCCCCATGCTGTCCCGGGGCCTGGGCCACCGCCGAAGTGAGACCAGCCACATGAGCGTCAAGCGCCTACGGTGGGAGCAGGTGGAGAACTCGGAAGGCACCATCTGGGGTCAG CTCGGGGAAGATTCTGATTATGATAAGCTGAGTGACATGGTAAAATACCTCGATCTGGAGCTCCACTTCGGCACCCAGAAACCTGCTA AGCCGTTGCCCGGGCCCGAACCCTTCAGGAAGAAAGAAGTGGTGGAGATCCTGTCTCACAAGAAGGCCTACAACACCT CCATCCTGCTGGCGCACCTGAAGCTGAGCCCCGCGGAGCTGCGGCAGGTGCTCATGAGCATGGAGCCCCGGCGCCTGGAGCCCGCGCACCTGGCGCAGCTGCTGCTCTTCGCGCCCGACGCCGACGAGGAGCAGCGCTACCAGGCCTTCCGCGAGGCGCCCGGCCGCCTCAGCGAGCCCGATCAGTTCGTCCTGCAG ATGCTGTCGGTTCCGGAATACAAAACCCGCTTGCGCAGTCTCCACTTCCAGGCCACCCTAcaggagaagacagaagagatcCGGGGCAGCCTGGAGTGCTTGCGCCAAGCCTCCCTTGAGCTCAAGAACAGCCGGAAGCTCGCCAAGATCCTGGAG TTTGTGTTGGCCATGGGCAACTATCTCAACGATGGACAGCCCAAAACTAACAAGACCACAGGCTTCAAGATCAACTTCCTGACGGAG CTGAACTCCACGAAGACTGTGGATGGGAAATCTACCTTCCTGCACATTCTTGCCAAATCGCTGAGCCAGCACTTCCCAGAACTCCTCGGCTTTGCTCAGGACCTGCCCACTGTGCCCCTGGCTGCCAAAG TGAATCAACGGGCCCTGACCAGTGACCTAGCTGACCTCCATGGCACCATCAGTGAGATACAGGCTGCTTGCCAGAGCACGCCCCCCTCCGGTGAGGACAAGTTTGCTGTGGTCATGACA TCCTTCCTAGAGACGGCCCAGCCGGTGCTGCGGGCCCTGGACGCGCTGCAGCGGGAGGCCACCGAGGAGCTGGGCAGGGCGCTGGCCTTCTTCGGCGAGGATTCCAAAGCCACCACCTCTGAGGCCTTCTTCGGCATCTTTGCAGAGTTCATGAGCAAGTTTGAG